From Alienimonas californiensis, a single genomic window includes:
- a CDS encoding non-reducing end alpha-L-arabinofuranosidase family hydrolase — MSTRCFRLLAVLTVGASLGPAAALGAGEPPADTPFLAGDFHWTVSPPLLAVDQDRLPPSPGAPWVAVKDPSVVRHDGRWHLFCTLRKNKEGDGRIRIGYLSFENWEDAAAADWALLDLTPDYHGAPQIFYYEPQRKWYLIYQAVDPSRGLKYGPCYSTCDRVDDPAGWTKPEPLYVVPEGMKAGLDHWVICDEAKAHHFFTTNDGRMWRAETALANFPDRGWSRPEVALQADIFEASHTYRLKGTGKYFTIVEAQGDGRRYFKAYTADRLDGEWTGVADARDRPMVSPQNVTNRADSWATSYSHGELIRTGVDQRLEVDAATTRILFQGVDDAGYDGSKNYGQIPWRLGLLGLAP; from the coding sequence ATGTCGACCCGCTGCTTCCGTCTGCTGGCCGTGCTGACGGTCGGGGCGTCCCTCGGGCCGGCCGCCGCGCTCGGCGCCGGGGAGCCGCCCGCCGACACGCCGTTCCTCGCCGGCGACTTTCACTGGACGGTCAGCCCGCCGCTGTTGGCGGTGGATCAAGACCGCCTGCCGCCCTCGCCGGGCGCCCCGTGGGTCGCGGTGAAGGACCCCAGCGTCGTCCGTCACGACGGCCGCTGGCATTTGTTCTGCACCCTCCGAAAAAACAAAGAGGGCGACGGCCGCATCCGCATCGGCTACCTCTCCTTCGAGAACTGGGAAGACGCCGCCGCGGCGGACTGGGCGCTGCTGGACCTGACCCCCGACTACCATGGGGCGCCGCAGATCTTTTATTACGAGCCGCAGCGCAAGTGGTACCTGATCTATCAGGCCGTCGACCCGTCCCGCGGGTTGAAGTACGGCCCCTGCTATTCGACCTGCGACCGCGTCGACGACCCGGCCGGCTGGACGAAGCCCGAACCGCTGTACGTTGTGCCGGAGGGGATGAAGGCCGGGCTGGACCATTGGGTCATCTGCGACGAGGCGAAGGCGCATCATTTCTTCACCACCAACGACGGCCGGATGTGGCGAGCCGAGACCGCCCTCGCAAACTTCCCCGACCGCGGCTGGTCCCGCCCGGAAGTGGCGTTGCAGGCCGACATCTTCGAGGCCAGCCACACCTATCGACTGAAGGGGACCGGGAAATACTTCACGATCGTCGAAGCCCAAGGCGACGGCCGGCGGTACTTCAAAGCCTATACGGCCGACCGACTGGACGGCGAATGGACCGGCGTGGCGGACGCCCGCGACCGGCCGATGGTCTCCCCGCAGAACGTGACGAACCGGGCGGACTCCTGGGCGACTTCCTACAGCCACGGCGAGCTGATCCGAACGGGAGTCGACCAACGGCTGGAGGTGGACGCGGCGACGACCCGCATACTGTTTCAGGGCGTGGACGACGCCGGCTACGACGGCTCGAAGAACTACGGCCAGATCCCCTGGCGGCTGGGGCTGCTGGGCTTGGCGCCGTGA
- a CDS encoding AAA family ATPase — MIRDSAPLPTDARSAEVDGVTLHLSRPDDSGGTWIGQDEVLKQIHACWLVVGEGDRPLTPRLVGTPGIGKTTLAVAAARQRNQPLYIYQCTADTRPEDLLVTPVLAEGGGIKYHASPLVTAMLTGGVCLLDEGNRMSEKSWASLAPLLDHRRYAESIIAGVTLHAHDDFRCAVTMNSDESTFEIPDYILSRLQPTLTIGHPEREDELAILKYHLPFADDEALDLTVEFLQKSHELKLDFSTRDGLNVLRYAMKRLAADPEHPVAKDVAWRESLIACLGEDAADLDDLAGKKRRTLGGGSVPMGLGDFFFDPDDPLHPDADDDEDDDDD; from the coding sequence ATGATTCGCGATTCCGCACCCCTGCCCACAGACGCCCGCTCCGCGGAGGTGGACGGCGTCACGCTGCACCTCTCCCGGCCGGACGACAGCGGGGGGACCTGGATCGGGCAGGACGAGGTCCTCAAGCAGATCCACGCCTGCTGGCTGGTCGTCGGCGAGGGGGACCGGCCGCTGACGCCCCGGCTGGTGGGCACGCCGGGCATCGGCAAGACCACGCTGGCCGTCGCCGCGGCCCGGCAGCGGAATCAGCCGCTCTATATCTACCAGTGCACCGCGGACACCCGCCCCGAGGACCTGCTCGTCACCCCCGTGCTGGCCGAGGGCGGGGGGATTAAATACCACGCCAGCCCGCTGGTCACCGCGATGCTGACCGGCGGCGTCTGCCTGCTGGACGAGGGGAACCGCATGAGCGAGAAGTCCTGGGCCAGCCTCGCCCCGCTGCTGGACCATCGCCGCTACGCGGAAAGCATCATCGCCGGCGTGACGCTGCACGCCCACGACGACTTCCGCTGCGCCGTGACGATGAACTCGGACGAAAGCACCTTCGAGATCCCCGATTATATTCTCTCCCGCCTCCAGCCGACGCTGACCATCGGCCACCCGGAGCGGGAGGACGAGCTGGCGATCCTCAAATATCACCTGCCCTTCGCCGACGACGAGGCGCTGGACCTGACGGTCGAGTTCCTGCAGAAATCGCACGAGTTGAAGCTGGACTTCAGCACCCGCGACGGCCTGAACGTGCTGCGGTACGCGATGAAGCGGCTCGCCGCCGACCCGGAGCACCCGGTCGCCAAGGACGTGGCCTGGCGGGAGAGCCTGATCGCCTGCCTGGGCGAGGACGCCGCCGATCTGGACGACCTGGCCGGCAAAAAGCGCCGCACGCTGGGCGGCGGCTCGGTGCCGATGGGACTGGGCGATTTCTTCTTCGATCCGGACGACCCGCTGCACCCCGACGCGGACGACGACGAGGATGACGACGACGACTGA